A single Lolium perenne isolate Kyuss_39 chromosome 6, Kyuss_2.0, whole genome shotgun sequence DNA region contains:
- the LOC139832663 gene encoding uncharacterized protein, which produces MTVSTNGIIGANQSFDTYWLRVKQANEERKLVDPYFKKTNMNVFRGDKAMATHWGLMQTACSKWHGIQEECEKRPISGHDLEQKLRRALDMYTDDTGLQFKFLNVYARLENCEKWKEVRTTLSKSKTEQYNPDAPAASAAEGRPELGQKKLKELKKTGNPADRMQVSIDKCWADLRTHADGRNDKFDGTEQEANSVKTYYSNNYL; this is translated from the exons atgaccgtgtccacgaacggcataatcggggccaatcagtcgttcgacacatattggcttcgagtgaagcaggcgaacgaggagcgcaaactcgtcgatccctacttcaagaagacgaacatgaacgtgttccggggagacaaggcaatggccacccattgggggctcatgcagacggcgtgcagcaaatggcacggcatacaggaggagtgcgagaaacggccgatcagcggccacgacttggagcaaaag ctgcgccgagctttggacatgtacacggacgacaccggcctgcagtttaagttcctcaacgtctacgcccgcctcgagaactgcgagaagtggaaggaagtccgcacgaccctctcgaagagcaagaccgagcagtacaaccccgacgctccggcggcaagcgcggcggaagggcgccctgaactcggccagaagaagctcaaagagctcaaaaagacgggcaatcccgccgacaggatgcaggtgtcgatcgacaagtgctgggccgacttgaggacgcacgccgacgggaggaacgacaagttcgacg GAACTGAGCAAGAAGCTAATAGTGTAAAAACTTACTACAGCAACAACTACCTGTGA